The sequence ATGTAAAATGTAGATATTACAATACCGCTTTAAAAATAGTTCTGGGAGAATATGAAGAATACATATATAGGTGTTAAATTCAAATGCAGACAAGGAAAGATTTAACTATTCGTATATATATCAAAGACTTTTTCGATATGGAAATGTTTATTGGCTTATGGAACATCAATTGCGGGACTTGTAAGTAAATGAGGATAGGTCTTTGATGAAACTCATTTTATACCGGATGAAGCAATAATTCATGTGAAGTGCAGCAAATATTTTTTCTGGCGTTATTAAAAAATGAAAACTATTTTTATCATTATACAGAAAGTCATGTGGAGGAATTGTAATATGAGAAACAGAGAGATGGGGGTGTGAAGAAAAACAGAATTATAGTAATTGCTGATGAAGGAGAAATGACATGGGAAAGTTTGATTTTGTTGGAACAACGAGCAGAGTTTTATCAAATGAAAAGTATCCAGGATGCCCTTTCCAACCTGACAGTTTTCTCTTATCATTTGATTTTAATTGCAGTAAAACGAGAACTGGAAATAGTATGCCAACTTGTAGAAGCAATCCGAAAGCTGGTGATAACACCTATGATTGTTTTATTACCGGATCATTCTGAAATGCGAAATAAAATCATTTACTTGGGGGGCAGATGTGGTATTGACACAACCGTATACAGCGGAAGAAGTCAGTCTGCAGTCGTATGCATTGATTCGCCGCTATACAGAATGGAAATCGGAAAGAAAAGAAGAAATCCCTGTTATGGTGGGAAAACTGAAAATCCTTCCACTTCAAAGAACAGTAGAATGGGAGCATAAAAGAATCCCTGTTGTAAAAAGGGAGTTTGATTTTCTGTATCTGTTAGCAACTACGCCGGGAAGAGTATATACATACAGTCAGATCTATCAACTGGTATGGCAGGAGTACCCACATGGGGATATTACAAATATTATTTACTGCATGGTACATCGACTGAAACAGAAATTGAAAAAAGTAGATGTAAATGCAGAGCATATAATCAGCAGTGTAAAAGAGGTTGGATATTGTTTAAAAGTATATAAGGAATCATAGAAGGCGGGTTTCTGAAAATGGAGCCTGCTTTTTATATGGCGAGATTTGGTTGTAACTGTAATAGAAAAGAAATGACAGGAAAACTGACAGTTATTTGACAGACAACTGACAGTCTGATGACAGATTCGTTTTGTATACTACTTCTTTATGTAAAAAATGGGCTTCGTTCCATGACATAAAGGAGCAGTGTATGTGCCGGAAAGAGCTACAAAAGAGAAAAACCTAACTTCATATGCAGCGTTTGGTGGTGTCGCAATTCAAAACAGGATTGCGGCATCTTTCTTTTTGTGGAGAAAACTCCGGTTCATACAGTCTTTTGCCTGTGAGAAGGCAAGGTCACCGCCACTCCGATTTGATTTCAAAAAAATTCAGATCGGAGGAAAAGAAAGGTGACATTTCATAAAGCAAAAGAAGAATCTAAATGGAAACAGTGGAAGGAGCAGGAGGAACGGATTTTGCGAAAATCCGGTGTCAGTGAAGAGGTAATCCAAAGACTTCGTGAATTAGACTGGCAGGACTTTAATGCGGAGCGGAGATTCTGGGAACATTTTTCTTCTAATCAAGAAGAATTATACACCAGGGAATTGGAAGAACCATCTTCAGTGGTGCTTAATATTCAACAGTTACTTGACAGTGTGGAAAATGAGCAACTGTTACAGGTTCTTTTGGAGTCGGATAAGAAAACACTGCAGATTTTACTTCTGAAGATGTGGGGATTTTCAGTTCATGAAATTGCAGGCCAGATGGGACTGCCGGAAAAGACCATTTATACACGGATTGAGCGATTAAAGAAAAAAATTAAAAAAGTTTTGAAGAAGTGAAGAAAAATGGGGTATCTCATCGGCTCTATATATGAAAGGGGTAATTGCCCCTCGTTCCTTGATAACCACATACCAGCATTACAGG comes from Coprococcus phoceensis and encodes:
- a CDS encoding winged helix-turn-helix domain-containing protein, which codes for MVLTQPYTAEEVSLQSYALIRRYTEWKSERKEEIPVMVGKLKILPLQRTVEWEHKRIPVVKREFDFLYLLATTPGRVYTYSQIYQLVWQEYPHGDITNIIYCMVHRLKQKLKKVDVNAEHIISSVKEVGYCLKVYKES
- a CDS encoding sigma-70 RNA polymerase sigma factor region 4 domain-containing protein, translated to MTFHKAKEESKWKQWKEQEERILRKSGVSEEVIQRLRELDWQDFNAERRFWEHFSSNQEELYTRELEEPSSVVLNIQQLLDSVENEQLLQVLLESDKKTLQILLLKMWGFSVHEIAGQMGLPEKTIYTRIERLKKKIKKVLKK